The Acetivibrio saccincola genome window below encodes:
- the murA gene encoding UDP-N-acetylglucosamine 1-carboxyvinyltransferase has product MSVCAGKLTYTGGCEIGPRPIDMHIKALRQMGVKVHDAHHGFLYCEADKLRGCDIQLDFPSVGATENIMLAAVFSEGETVIRQAAKEPEIVDLQNFLIKMGVKVSGAGTSVIRITGSKKKLNNVEHSVIPDRIVAGTYLVAAGITGGDLTLKNIVAEHISSIVSYLREAGCCIDLKRDSLHIYGPARPRSIDVIRTLPYPGFPTDMQSQFVSLLSIAKGTSIVVETIFDNRYKHVEELLRMGADIKLEGRLAVIKGVEKLTGANVCARDLRGGAALVLAGLAAEGTTVISGIKHIDRGYEDIELKLSNAGALIERKD; this is encoded by the coding sequence TTGAGTGTTTGTGCCGGTAAACTTACCTATACAGGTGGGTGCGAAATAGGTCCAAGGCCTATAGACATGCATATTAAAGCTTTAAGACAAATGGGAGTTAAAGTGCATGATGCGCATCATGGTTTTTTGTACTGTGAAGCTGATAAACTCAGAGGCTGTGATATACAATTAGATTTCCCCAGTGTGGGGGCTACAGAAAACATAATGTTAGCAGCTGTATTTTCAGAAGGTGAGACGGTGATACGTCAGGCAGCAAAGGAACCTGAAATAGTTGACCTTCAAAACTTTTTAATTAAAATGGGAGTTAAAGTTTCAGGAGCAGGAACAAGTGTAATAAGAATTACCGGAAGTAAAAAGAAACTTAATAATGTGGAGCACAGTGTGATACCTGACAGGATTGTAGCAGGTACATATTTGGTAGCAGCGGGAATTACAGGAGGGGATTTAACTTTAAAAAACATTGTGGCAGAGCATATATCTTCTATTGTATCCTACTTAAGGGAAGCAGGCTGTTGCATTGATTTAAAAAGAGATTCATTACATATTTATGGACCAGCAAGACCTAGGTCCATAGATGTGATAAGAACCCTGCCCTATCCGGGTTTTCCTACAGATATGCAGTCCCAGTTTGTATCCCTTTTATCAATTGCAAAAGGAACCAGCATTGTTGTGGAAACTATTTTTGACAACAGATACAAACATGTGGAAGAACTTCTTAGAATGGGAGCGGATATAAAATTAGAAGGTCGGCTTGCGGTGATAAAAGGAGTGGAAAAACTTACCGGGGCAAATGTGTGTGCCAGGGACCTGAGGGGAGGAGCTGCACTGGTTTTAGCCGGTCTTGCAGCTGAAGGGACAACGGTGATAAGTGGTATAAAACACATAGACAGAGGCTATGAAGATATAGAACTGAAGCTTTCTAATGCAGGTGCTTTGATAGAAAGAAAAGATTGA
- the ftsA gene encoding cell division protein FtsA, which yields MYDIICAIDIGTSKVCAVVAKVDKFGNIEVLAKSMKPSNCVKKGVIVDIDEASSVIRSCIAEIKAIKNIEINSAYVNIMGNQVSIIPNKASIETSSAGHEISKRDILRVLSAVERVELSKDRQIIDVVPIQYIVDGCDEIVDPLGMTGLSLEVEADIIAGKITSVQNIVKSMQKANVEVDGIIVEALAISELSLTSQEKEMGVVLIDVGGSITNISVFKNEKVVFNDSIPVGGAHITNDISIGLRISLDEAEKLKREYELALTSLIKNDYEITVNDINDNKKREIKVSQVIEIIEARVHEIFYLCKELLDKNGILNGFDGTVVLAGGGISYVDGNMQLAYEVFGFPVKVATHKVSGISKPEYLTCAGTIKYAAKRMKLSKKESENKNKLPEEPKEKFKILKKIYKFFTGLF from the coding sequence GTGTATGATATAATATGTGCTATTGATATCGGCACATCAAAGGTATGTGCTGTAGTGGCTAAAGTGGATAAGTTTGGAAATATTGAAGTTTTAGCTAAATCAATGAAACCTTCCAACTGTGTAAAAAAAGGTGTTATTGTTGATATTGATGAAGCCTCTAGTGTCATAAGAAGCTGTATAGCAGAAATTAAAGCAATTAAAAATATTGAAATAAACTCCGCCTATGTAAATATAATGGGAAATCAAGTTAGCATAATCCCAAACAAAGCCTCAATTGAAACTTCAAGTGCAGGACATGAAATTAGTAAAAGAGACATTTTGAGAGTTTTGTCCGCCGTGGAAAGAGTGGAGCTTTCTAAGGATCGTCAGATTATAGATGTTGTTCCTATACAATACATTGTTGACGGCTGCGATGAAATTGTTGATCCGCTGGGGATGACAGGGCTAAGCCTTGAAGTTGAAGCTGACATTATAGCTGGAAAAATCACCTCTGTTCAAAATATAGTAAAAAGTATGCAAAAAGCCAATGTGGAAGTGGACGGCATTATTGTTGAGGCTTTGGCTATAAGTGAGTTATCCTTAACTTCTCAGGAAAAGGAGATGGGGGTTGTTTTAATTGATGTGGGTGGAAGCATAACAAATATTTCAGTATTTAAAAATGAAAAGGTGGTTTTTAATGATTCCATTCCTGTGGGGGGAGCCCACATAACAAATGATATATCAATAGGGCTTCGGATATCTTTGGATGAAGCTGAAAAGCTAAAGAGGGAATACGAACTTGCCCTTACTTCATTGATTAAAAATGATTATGAAATTACTGTAAATGACATAAATGACAATAAAAAAAGAGAAATAAAAGTATCCCAGGTTATTGAAATAATTGAAGCAAGGGTTCATGAAATTTTTTACTTATGCAAAGAACTACTGGATAAAAATGGCATATTAAATGGTTTTGATGGAACTGTTGTTTTAGCAGGCGGGGGAATTTCATATGTTGACGGCAATATGCAGCTGGCATATGAAGTTTTTGGTTTCCCTGTAAAAGTGGCAACTCATAAAGTGTCCGGCATTTCAAAACCTGAATATCTCACTTGTGCAGGTACAATAAAATATGCAGCTAAGAGAATGAAACTTAGCAAAAAAGAAAGTGAGAATAAAAACAAACTGCCAGAAGAGCCAAAAGAAAAGTTTAAAATTTTAAAAAAGATATACAAATTTTTTACTGGATTATTTTAG
- a CDS encoding cell division protein FtsQ/DivIB, with product MKREEIYTKKKKQKNRRIIKRLFIIILLAALLVGVALSPLFYINSIEVYGNKHYNSIEIINASNVVYGANWFRELVKTSDIKGLFTFRSTKSEESILDRCSYVKDVAVRMFYPGRVKITITEREPAAVVPYINTSLVIDNEGFVVDAGDEKHWENLPIIEGLDVNGYSLGKMISADNIKGIDAFNKIFDVINFTQRKSSGESFTNKLDEYICEVDVSDLDNVLILLDWRVKVNLGAYNQLDEYKIMLLKEIFFNNIDENEKGYLDLTTGENPTFIPE from the coding sequence ATGAAAAGAGAAGAGATTTACACCAAAAAAAAGAAACAAAAGAATAGAAGAATTATTAAAAGACTTTTTATCATTATACTTCTGGCTGCATTGTTGGTTGGTGTTGCCCTGTCGCCACTATTTTATATAAATAGCATTGAAGTTTATGGCAATAAGCATTATAATAGCATTGAAATAATTAATGCATCAAATGTAGTATATGGGGCCAATTGGTTCAGAGAGCTGGTGAAAACCTCTGATATCAAAGGTTTGTTTACATTCAGGTCAACAAAATCAGAGGAAAGCATATTGGACAGATGTTCCTATGTAAAGGATGTTGCAGTACGTATGTTTTATCCAGGCAGGGTAAAGATAACAATTACAGAGAGGGAGCCGGCTGCTGTCGTACCCTATATTAACACAAGTCTTGTAATTGATAATGAAGGATTTGTTGTCGATGCAGGAGATGAAAAACATTGGGAAAACCTACCCATTATCGAAGGCTTGGATGTAAATGGATATAGCTTGGGTAAAATGATTAGTGCAGATAATATAAAAGGTATAGATGCTTTTAATAAAATTTTTGATGTAATAAATTTTACACAAAGAAAAAGCAGTGGCGAAAGTTTTACCAATAAATTAGATGAATATATATGTGAAGTTGATGTTTCGGATCTAGATAATGTATTAATTCTTCTTGACTGGAGGGTAAAAGTTAATTTAGGAGCATATAATCAATTGGATGAATATAAAATTATGCTTTTAAAGGAAATATTTTTTAATAATATTGACGAAAATGAAAAGGGATATTTGGACTTGACAACAGGAGAAAACCCTACTTTTATACCTGAATAA
- a CDS encoding small basic family protein, whose amino-acid sequence MIPLLGLIIGIILGIFIPFDIPPQYSSYVAIAILAALDSVFGGVYSSLRGTFKMKIFLSGFFGNALLAAGLAYIGDKLGIQLYLAAVFAFGNRLFLNFAGIRRFLLNKDRKKDNIESGSV is encoded by the coding sequence ATGATTCCGCTACTAGGTTTAATAATTGGAATTATATTGGGGATTTTTATTCCTTTTGATATTCCTCCCCAGTATTCAAGCTATGTGGCTATAGCTATACTTGCTGCATTAGACTCGGTTTTTGGAGGGGTTTATTCAAGCCTTAGAGGGACATTTAAAATGAAAATATTTCTTTCGGGTTTTTTTGGAAATGCTTTGCTTGCAGCAGGCTTAGCTTATATTGGGGATAAATTAGGCATACAATTATATTTGGCAGCAGTTTTTGCTTTTGGAAACAGATTGTTTTTGAATTTTGCGGGAATCCGTAGATTTCTATTGAACAAAGACAGAAAAAAAGATAATATAGAAAGTGGTAGTGTTTAA